A region from the Citrobacter telavivensis genome encodes:
- a CDS encoding L,D-transpeptidase family protein encodes MRKIALFIAMLLIPCVSFAGLLSSNSSTTPISKEYKQQLMGSPVYIQIFKEERALDLYVKMGEQYQLLDSYKICNYSGGLGPKQRQGDFKSPEGFYNVQRSQLKPDSRFYKAINIGFPNAYDRAHGYEGKYLMIHGACVSVGCYAMTDSGIDEIFQFVTGALVFGQSSVQVSIYPFRMTDANMQRHKYSYYKEFWSQLKPGYDYFEQTRKPPTVSVVDGRYVVSKPLSHEVVQPQLASNYALPETK; translated from the coding sequence ATGCGTAAAATCGCATTATTTATTGCGATGCTTTTGATCCCGTGCGTGTCATTCGCCGGCTTGCTGAGTAGCAATAGCTCCACGACGCCGATCAGCAAAGAGTATAAGCAGCAATTGATGGGATCGCCGGTCTATATACAGATCTTCAAGGAAGAGCGCGCGCTCGATCTCTACGTCAAGATGGGCGAACAGTATCAACTTCTCGATAGCTACAAGATTTGTAATTACTCCGGCGGCTTAGGTCCAAAACAGCGCCAGGGGGATTTTAAAAGTCCGGAAGGTTTTTATAACGTCCAGCGTAGCCAGCTCAAACCCGATAGCCGCTTTTATAAAGCCATTAACATTGGCTTCCCGAACGCCTATGACCGTGCTCACGGTTATGAAGGCAAATACCTGATGATTCACGGTGCCTGTGTCTCCGTTGGCTGCTATGCCATGACCGACAGCGGCATTGATGAGATTTTCCAGTTTGTCACTGGCGCGCTGGTCTTTGGTCAGTCGAGTGTTCAGGTCAGTATTTATCCTTTCCGCATGACCGATGCCAACATGCAGCGCCACAAGTATTCCTATTACAAAGAGTTCTGGTCGCAGTTAAAGCCGGGATACGATTACTTTGAGCAAACTCGCAAGCCACCGACCGTTTCTGTTGTCGATGGCCGCTATGTCGTCAGCAAGCCGTTGAGTCACGAAGTGGTTCAGCCGCAACTGGCGTCAAACTACGCGCTCCCCGAGACAAAATAA
- a CDS encoding class II glutamine amidotransferase: protein MCELLGMSANVPTDICFSFTGLVQRGGGTGPHKDGWGITFYEGKGCRTFKDPQPSFNSPIARLVQDYPIKSCSVVAHIRQANRGEVALENTHPFTRELWGRNWTYAHNGQLSGYKSLETGNFRPVGETDSEKAFCWLLHKLTQRYPRMPGNMTAVFRYIATLAGVLREKGVFNMLLSDGRYVMAFCSTNLFWITRRAPFGVATLLDQDVEIDFSSETTPNDVVTVIATQPLTGNETWQKIMPGEWALFCLGERVV from the coding sequence ATGTGCGAACTGCTCGGGATGAGCGCCAATGTGCCTACCGATATCTGCTTTAGTTTCACCGGGCTGGTTCAGCGGGGGGGTGGAACCGGGCCGCACAAAGACGGCTGGGGCATCACCTTCTATGAAGGCAAAGGCTGTCGGACGTTCAAAGATCCGCAACCCAGCTTTAATTCTCCCATCGCCAGGCTGGTACAGGACTACCCGATCAAATCCTGCTCCGTGGTTGCCCATATTCGCCAGGCGAACCGGGGTGAAGTGGCGCTGGAGAACACGCATCCCTTCACGCGTGAGCTGTGGGGCCGTAACTGGACCTATGCGCACAACGGGCAACTCTCAGGCTATAAATCGCTGGAAACCGGCAATTTTCGCCCCGTCGGTGAAACCGACAGCGAAAAGGCCTTCTGCTGGCTGCTGCACAAACTGACTCAGCGCTACCCGCGCATGCCGGGCAATATGACGGCGGTATTCAGGTATATCGCGACGCTGGCGGGGGTACTGCGTGAGAAAGGGGTCTTTAACATGTTGTTGTCAGATGGCCGCTATGTGATGGCATTCTGCTCAACCAATCTTTTCTGGATCACCCGCCGCGCGCCGTTTGGTGTGGCAACGCTACTGGATCAGGATGTGGAAATTGACTTCAGCTCAGAGACCACACCTAACGATGTGGTCACCGTGATTGCGACGCAACCGCTGACAGGAAACGAAACCTGGCAAAAAATTATGCCAGGCGAGTGGGCGTTATTTTGTCTCGGGGAGCGCGTAGTTTGA
- the lpcA gene encoding D-sedoheptulose 7-phosphate isomerase — protein MYQDLIRNELNEAAETLANFLKDDANIHAIQRAAVLLADSFKAGGKVLSCGNGGSHCDAMHFAEELTGRYRENRPGYPAIAISDVSHLSCVSNDFGYDYVFSRYVEAVGREGDVLLGISTSGNSGNVIKAIAAAREKGMKVITLTGKDGGKMAGTADIEIRVPHFGYADRIQEIHIKVIHILIQLIEKEMVK, from the coding sequence ATGTACCAGGATCTTATTCGTAACGAACTGAACGAAGCGGCGGAAACGCTGGCTAATTTTTTAAAAGATGACGCCAATATTCACGCCATTCAGCGCGCGGCGGTCCTGCTGGCAGACAGTTTTAAAGCAGGTGGTAAGGTACTGTCCTGCGGTAACGGCGGCTCTCATTGTGATGCTATGCACTTTGCAGAAGAGTTGACGGGGCGCTATCGCGAAAACCGTCCGGGCTATCCGGCCATTGCGATTTCCGACGTCAGCCATCTCTCCTGCGTCAGCAATGATTTCGGTTACGACTACGTCTTTTCCCGTTATGTGGAAGCGGTAGGGCGCGAAGGCGATGTGCTGTTAGGCATCTCGACGTCCGGCAATTCGGGGAACGTGATCAAAGCCATCGCTGCGGCGCGCGAGAAGGGGATGAAAGTGATCACCCTGACCGGTAAAGACGGCGGCAAAATGGCCGGTACCGCCGATATCGAAATCCGCGTTCCGCATTTCGGCTATGCTGACCGTATTCAGGAAATTCATATTAAAGTGATTCATATCCTGATTCAGCTGATCGAAAAAGAGATGGTTAAATAA
- a CDS encoding acyl-CoA dehydrogenase: protein MMILSILATIVLLGALFYHRVSLFISSLILLVWTAALGVAGLWSVWLLIPLAIILVPFNFTPMRKSMISAPVFRGFRKVMPPMSRTEKEAIDAGTTWWEGDLFQGKPDWKKLHNYPQPRLTAEEQAFIDGPVEEACRMANDFQITHELADLPPELWAFLKEHRFFAMIIKKEYGGLEFSAYAQSRVLQKLSGVSGILAITVGVPNSLGPGELLQHYGTQEQKDHYLPRLARGQEIPCFALTSPEAGSDAGAIPDTGIVCMGEWQGQQVLGMRLTWNKRYITLAPIATVLGLAFKLSDPDKLLGGDEELGITCALIPTSTPGVEIGRRHFPLNVPFQNGPTLGKDVFVPIDYIIGGPKMAGQGWRMLVECLSVGRGITLPSNSTGGVKSVAMATGAYAHIRRQFKISIGKMEGIEEPLARIAGNAYVMDAAASLITYGIMLGEKPAVLSAIVKYHCTHRGQQSIIDAMDITGGKGIMLGEGNFLARAYQGAPIAITVEGANILTRSMMIFGQGAIRCHPYVLEEMAAAQNNDVNAFDKLLFKHIGHVGSNKIRSFWLGLTRGLTSQTPTRDATKRYYQHLNRLSANLALLSDVSMAVLGGSLKRRERISARLGDVLSQLYLASAVLKRYDDEGRHEADLPLVHWGVQDALYKAEQAIDDLLQNFPNRLVAGLLKVVIFPTGRHYLAPSDKLDHKVAKILQVPSATRDRIGRGQYLTPSEHNPVGLLEEALLDVMAADPIHQRICKEIGKNLPFTRLDELAQNALAKGLIDKEEAAILVKAEESRLRSINVDDFAPEELATKPVKLPEKVRKVEAA, encoded by the coding sequence ATGATGATTTTGAGTATTCTCGCTACGATCGTTCTGCTCGGCGCGCTGTTCTATCACCGCGTGAGCTTATTTATCAGCAGCCTGATTTTGCTCGTCTGGACGGCGGCGCTTGGTGTTGCCGGACTGTGGTCCGTCTGGCTGCTGATTCCGCTGGCCATTATCCTCGTGCCGTTCAACTTTACGCCAATGCGTAAGTCGATGATCTCCGCGCCGGTGTTCCGCGGCTTCCGTAAGGTCATGCCGCCAATGTCGCGTACGGAGAAAGAAGCGATTGATGCCGGTACCACCTGGTGGGAAGGCGATCTGTTCCAGGGCAAACCGGACTGGAAAAAACTGCACAACTACCCGCAACCGCGTCTGACCGCCGAAGAGCAGGCGTTCATCGACGGCCCGGTAGAAGAAGCGTGTCGCATGGCGAATGACTTCCAGATAACCCATGAGCTGGCCGATCTGCCGCCGGAGCTGTGGGCATTCCTGAAAGAGCATCGCTTCTTCGCGATGATCATTAAGAAAGAGTACGGCGGGCTGGAATTCTCGGCTTACGCACAGTCTCGCGTACTGCAAAAATTGTCCGGCGTCTCCGGGATCCTGGCGATCACCGTGGGCGTGCCAAACTCTTTAGGTCCTGGCGAACTGTTGCAGCATTACGGTACGCAAGAGCAAAAAGACCATTACCTGCCCCGCCTGGCGCGTGGTCAGGAAATCCCTTGCTTTGCACTGACCAGCCCGGAAGCGGGTTCCGATGCGGGCGCCATTCCGGATACCGGCATCGTCTGCATGGGTGAGTGGCAAGGACAGCAGGTGCTGGGGATGCGCCTGACCTGGAACAAGCGTTATATCACCCTTGCGCCTATCGCTACCGTTCTGGGGCTGGCGTTTAAACTTTCCGACCCGGATAAACTGTTAGGCGGCGATGAAGAATTGGGGATCACCTGTGCGTTGATCCCGACCTCAACGCCGGGTGTGGAAATTGGTCGTCGTCACTTCCCGCTGAACGTCCCGTTCCAGAACGGTCCGACGCTCGGTAAAGACGTGTTTGTGCCGATCGATTACATCATCGGCGGCCCGAAAATGGCCGGTCAGGGCTGGCGTATGCTGGTGGAATGTTTGTCGGTAGGTCGCGGCATTACGCTGCCGTCAAACTCTACCGGCGGGGTGAAATCTGTCGCGATGGCGACCGGGGCCTACGCCCATATTCGTCGTCAATTCAAAATCTCCATCGGTAAGATGGAAGGGATCGAAGAACCGCTGGCACGCATTGCCGGTAACGCCTACGTGATGGATGCTGCCGCGTCCCTCATCACCTACGGCATTATGCTGGGTGAGAAGCCAGCAGTGTTGTCGGCTATCGTGAAGTATCATTGTACCCATCGTGGCCAGCAGTCGATTATCGACGCAATGGATATTACCGGCGGCAAGGGCATTATGCTCGGCGAAGGTAACTTCCTCGCGCGGGCCTACCAGGGCGCACCGATTGCTATCACCGTGGAAGGCGCCAACATCCTGACCCGTAGCATGATGATCTTCGGCCAGGGGGCGATTCGTTGCCATCCGTATGTGCTGGAAGAAATGGCGGCGGCGCAGAACAACGATGTGAATGCGTTCGACAAACTGCTGTTCAAACATATCGGTCACGTCGGTAGTAACAAGATACGCAGCTTCTGGCTGGGTCTGACGCGCGGCTTAACCAGCCAAACACCCACCCGCGATGCGACAAAACGGTATTATCAGCACCTTAACCGTCTGAGCGCTAACCTCGCGCTGCTCTCCGACGTTTCGATGGCGGTATTGGGCGGCAGTCTGAAACGCCGTGAGCGCATCTCCGCCCGTCTGGGCGATGTGTTGAGTCAGCTGTATCTGGCCTCTGCGGTACTGAAGCGTTATGACGATGAAGGCCGCCATGAAGCCGATCTACCTCTGGTTCACTGGGGCGTTCAGGATGCACTCTATAAGGCGGAGCAGGCGATCGACGATCTGCTGCAAAACTTCCCGAACCGTCTGGTTGCCGGGCTGCTGAAGGTCGTGATCTTCCCAACCGGTCGTCACTATCTGGCCCCGTCGGACAAGCTGGATCACAAAGTCGCGAAGATTTTGCAGGTTCCGAGCGCCACCCGTGACCGCATTGGTCGTGGTCAATACCTGACGCCGAGCGAGCATAACCCAGTGGGATTACTGGAAGAGGCGCTGCTGGACGTGATGGCCGCCGACCCTATCCACCAGCGTATTTGCAAAGAAATTGGCAAAAACCTGCCGTTCACCCGTCTGGACGAGCTGGCGCAAAACGCCCTGGCAAAAGGCTTAATCGACAAAGAGGAAGCGGCCATTCTGGTTAAGGCGGAAGAAAGCCGTCTGCGCAGCATCAACGTGGATGATTTTGCCCCAGAGGAGCTGGCGACGAAGCCGGTAAAGCTGCCAGAGAAAGTGCGTAAAGTCGAAGCCGCATAA
- a CDS encoding amidohydrolase, producing the protein MPGLKITLLQQPLVWMDGPANLRHFDRQLETVTGRDLIVLPEMFTTGFAMEAAGQSLAEETLIAWLRDKAQQTDALVAGSAVISSEQRAVNRFFLVEPRGTVHFYDKRHLFRMADEHHHYQPGNRRTIVEWRGWRILPLVCYDLRFPVWSRNLNDYDLALYVANWPAPRSLHWQTLLAARAIENQAYVAGCNRVGTDGNGHHYRGDSRVINPQGEVIATAEAHQATRIDAELSLSALKEYRETFPAWQDADPFTLR; encoded by the coding sequence GTGCCTGGTTTGAAAATTACGCTGCTGCAACAACCGCTGGTCTGGATGGATGGTCCGGCCAATTTGCGCCACTTTGACCGTCAACTGGAAACCGTGACCGGACGCGACCTGATTGTTTTACCGGAGATGTTCACCACCGGCTTTGCGATGGAAGCCGCCGGGCAGTCGCTCGCGGAAGAAACGCTTATCGCCTGGCTGCGCGATAAAGCGCAACAGACCGATGCGCTGGTGGCCGGGAGTGCTGTCATCTCCAGTGAGCAGAGGGCGGTAAACCGCTTTTTCCTGGTTGAGCCGCGAGGGACAGTTCATTTTTATGACAAGCGTCATCTGTTTCGCATGGCGGACGAACATCATCATTACCAGCCGGGTAACCGTCGCACGATCGTGGAATGGCGCGGATGGCGCATTCTCCCACTGGTGTGTTATGACCTGCGTTTCCCGGTGTGGTCACGCAATCTGAATGATTACGATCTGGCGCTGTATGTCGCCAACTGGCCGGCTCCCCGTTCTCTGCACTGGCAGACACTGCTGGCGGCGCGCGCTATCGAAAATCAGGCATATGTTGCCGGGTGCAACCGCGTCGGTACGGACGGTAACGGCCATCATTATCGTGGAGACAGTCGGGTCATTAATCCCCAGGGGGAAGTGATCGCCACGGCGGAAGCCCACCAGGCCACGCGCATTGATGCGGAACTGTCGTTGAGTGCGTTAAAAGAGTACCGGGAAACCTTCCCGGCCTGGCAGGATGCCGACCCGTTTACCCTGCGCTGA
- a CDS encoding EamA family transporter, which translates to MSTKAKYSVMVALGAMTTGMLPTMIKLGLSAGVTLSHLMLASVSISFVIFAIILVSFRQYSIDKTKRIQLFLVGLTMGLTAWTFTKTVECLPASVAVVLQFQFVWIGVLLDAVYRKQWPGGRRWLMIALILSATVLAAGVLSDFDHFYLTWSGVAFGLLCAICYSFFLFFNAHVVSDAHWSQRTFYIMVGCLASTLVLILPNLELTLSEETFGAAMLYGGLMAVLGYAIPIVFFAIGIPRIGSGISSILCACELPMAVIVAMLILGEKIAWLQWVGVVIIFVSLFIREPDAEPSPQQ; encoded by the coding sequence ATGTCAACTAAAGCCAAATACAGTGTGATGGTGGCATTGGGGGCAATGACGACAGGCATGTTGCCCACAATGATAAAACTTGGATTATCTGCGGGGGTGACCCTGAGTCATTTAATGCTCGCGTCGGTCAGCATCAGTTTTGTGATTTTTGCCATCATCCTGGTTTCGTTTCGGCAATATTCAATCGACAAGACGAAACGCATTCAACTTTTCCTCGTGGGATTAACCATGGGGCTGACGGCCTGGACGTTTACTAAAACGGTGGAATGTTTACCCGCATCGGTCGCCGTTGTGCTGCAGTTCCAGTTCGTCTGGATAGGCGTGCTTCTGGACGCGGTGTACCGCAAACAGTGGCCCGGCGGGCGTCGCTGGCTGATGATTGCACTGATATTATCAGCAACGGTGCTGGCGGCAGGGGTACTCAGTGATTTTGACCATTTTTACCTCACCTGGAGCGGCGTGGCATTTGGCCTGCTTTGCGCGATTTGTTATTCTTTTTTCCTCTTTTTCAATGCGCATGTCGTCTCTGATGCGCACTGGTCACAGCGCACGTTCTATATCATGGTGGGGTGTTTAGCCTCGACGCTGGTTTTGATATTACCAAACCTCGAATTAACGCTGTCAGAAGAAACATTCGGCGCTGCAATGCTGTATGGCGGATTAATGGCCGTACTCGGTTACGCCATCCCGATCGTTTTCTTTGCGATTGGCATTCCGCGTATTGGCAGTGGCATCAGTTCGATTCTTTGCGCGTGCGAACTCCCGATGGCCGTCATTGTCGCTATGCTGATTCTGGGGGAGAAAATCGCCTGGCTGCAGTGGGTTGGCGTGGTGATCATCTTTGTCAGCCTGTTTATCAGGGAACCTGATGCTGAACCGTCCCCACAGCAGTAG
- a CDS encoding LysR family transcriptional regulator: protein MAEFITRRKPVMFNGITLRKLEIFLSYMQNRNVTKTAETLNISKVSVHRTLHALEEDLRCALFIHQGRSLFPLDSANVLEEQSTLLLEQFQRCVRLTQAASKEKASKLKIGMLYSLSLETIPHLIMGLKQRRPNLDVELLMASNQKLLGLLNTQMVDAILISVPEHYDTARFETLPIFDDDIFLATPVDVPAPPQVPVDLTLYSNQKFISLTEGFATYNGFQEAFKIAGFKPDVIVQVQDVFSLMSLISSNMGCGLLPGRMRSLFSDKVRLLPLETRFQMKQHIALVFPRNSEYNLLPLIAECRMYARSYNKKQSQTPAS from the coding sequence ATGGCAGAATTCATCACCAGAAGGAAACCAGTTATGTTTAATGGGATCACCTTAAGAAAATTAGAGATTTTTCTTTCTTACATGCAAAACCGGAATGTGACGAAGACGGCTGAAACACTCAATATCAGTAAAGTCAGCGTTCACCGTACGCTTCATGCACTGGAAGAAGACCTGCGCTGTGCCCTTTTTATCCACCAGGGCCGATCGCTGTTTCCGCTCGACAGTGCGAATGTGCTTGAGGAGCAATCCACCCTTCTGCTGGAACAGTTTCAACGCTGTGTTCGTCTTACGCAGGCCGCCTCGAAGGAAAAAGCCAGTAAGTTAAAAATTGGCATGCTGTATTCTTTGTCTCTCGAAACCATCCCTCATTTAATCATGGGGCTAAAACAACGAAGACCCAATCTTGATGTCGAACTCTTAATGGCGTCGAACCAGAAGTTATTAGGCTTACTCAATACCCAAATGGTTGATGCTATTTTAATTTCCGTTCCGGAACACTACGATACGGCAAGATTTGAAACCTTACCGATTTTTGATGATGATATTTTTCTTGCCACGCCGGTTGATGTTCCTGCGCCACCCCAGGTTCCTGTTGATTTAACCCTGTACAGCAATCAAAAATTTATCAGCCTTACCGAAGGTTTTGCCACCTACAATGGTTTTCAGGAGGCATTTAAAATTGCTGGCTTCAAACCTGACGTTATTGTTCAGGTACAGGATGTCTTCTCTCTGATGAGCCTTATCAGCTCCAACATGGGTTGCGGTCTGTTGCCGGGGAGAATGAGAAGTTTATTCTCTGATAAAGTCAGACTTTTACCCCTGGAAACGCGTTTTCAGATGAAGCAGCATATCGCATTAGTTTTCCCCCGTAATAGTGAATACAACCTACTACCCTTAATTGCGGAATGTCGGATGTACGCCCGCAGTTATAATAAAAAACAGAGTCAGACTCCCGCCTCTTAA
- a CDS encoding triphosphoribosyl-dephospho-CoA synthase, which yields MVGEVLLQAILLEVCSFPKPGLVTPVSTGSHSDMNLQTFLLSSSAIAPCFTLCAEAGFTHRKPLSRLLKKIRPIGIDYENRLLEVTRGINTQRGILFSGSVLACAAGYLSGLNQPINSISLAHCIRQLCQGLCESDFAVLKTRPAQTAGEILFTKYGVTGIRGEAEQGFPTIAQIGYPALIAAFNKRLPLRHALVDCLLMLMTQCEDTNVLWRTGPQQLAELKLRASEIVHRGGISAPGGEARIHQLNEWCCQHRISPGGSADLLALSIAMYLLCHSHFPNDVTQERI from the coding sequence ATGGTGGGTGAAGTGCTGCTGCAAGCCATCTTGCTTGAAGTCTGCAGTTTCCCAAAACCAGGACTGGTCACCCCGGTATCAACCGGCTCGCACAGCGATATGAATCTGCAAACTTTCCTGCTCAGTTCTTCCGCGATTGCCCCCTGTTTCACGCTGTGCGCCGAGGCCGGGTTCACGCATCGCAAACCTTTGTCACGGCTGTTAAAAAAGATTAGACCGATTGGCATTGATTATGAAAACCGCCTGCTTGAAGTGACCCGGGGAATCAACACGCAGCGCGGGATCCTGTTTTCTGGTTCGGTTCTGGCCTGTGCTGCAGGTTATTTATCTGGCCTGAATCAACCCATTAACAGCATTTCACTGGCCCATTGCATCCGCCAACTCTGCCAGGGGTTATGCGAATCTGATTTTGCCGTTTTAAAGACCCGTCCAGCACAGACGGCCGGTGAAATCTTGTTTACGAAATACGGCGTCACCGGGATCCGAGGCGAGGCTGAACAGGGCTTCCCCACGATCGCTCAAATTGGCTACCCGGCGTTAATCGCGGCATTCAACAAGAGGCTGCCTTTACGTCATGCATTAGTCGATTGTCTCCTGATGCTGATGACACAGTGTGAAGACACGAACGTATTGTGGCGGACAGGGCCGCAACAACTGGCTGAACTGAAACTCCGCGCATCAGAAATTGTTCATCGCGGCGGGATAAGTGCTCCGGGAGGTGAGGCGCGTATTCACCAGCTTAACGAATGGTGCTGTCAGCACAGAATTAGCCCAGGCGGTTCAGCGGATCTCTTAGCCCTGAGCATCGCAATGTATCTGCTATGCCATTCACATTTTCCCAACGACGTTACCCAGGAGAGAATATGA
- the madB gene encoding Na+-transporting malonate decarboxylase, carboxybiotin decarboxylase subunit has translation MEILLRLFSGIGTFFTEDPLIALVRFLLIVCGFALAYLGFKRKLDPLIMVPMGLGMIAINAGVLFLNNGTIGTIMLDPMVSETNELMSLMQVNFLQPIYALTFSNGLIGCLIYLGIGTMSDVSFLLARPWASIIVALFAELGTFVMLVIGYQFFGLPLNEAAAIATIGGADGPLVMFSALIMSPNLFVPIAIIAYLYLTLAYAGFPYLVRLMVPKKFRGVDTEMEYPQVSKKAKFIFIISMCTLLCLLLPAAAPLLLSFFVGMAIKEADILPYHKLLESTITYSATFFLSLLLGTLCSAQTLMDPKVGIILVLGVGALVISGIGALAGGWFIYFLSRRKNYSYNPVVGISGVSCMPTCAKIAQYEVTAENPYSVILPVAIGTTISGIIVSAVAAGIFMTTFSVVTILP, from the coding sequence ATGGAGATATTATTACGCCTCTTCTCGGGTATCGGGACTTTTTTTACTGAAGATCCGCTGATCGCCCTGGTCCGTTTCCTGCTCATTGTGTGCGGCTTCGCCCTCGCTTACCTCGGCTTTAAACGGAAACTGGATCCGTTAATCATGGTACCTATGGGCCTGGGAATGATCGCCATTAACGCCGGCGTATTGTTTCTGAATAATGGCACCATCGGCACCATCATGCTGGATCCCATGGTGAGTGAAACCAACGAGTTAATGTCGTTGATGCAGGTGAACTTCCTGCAACCGATTTACGCCCTGACGTTCAGTAATGGTCTGATCGGCTGTTTAATCTATCTTGGCATCGGCACCATGAGTGATGTCAGTTTTCTGCTTGCCAGACCCTGGGCCAGCATTATCGTCGCGCTGTTTGCCGAACTCGGTACGTTTGTCATGTTGGTTATCGGCTATCAGTTCTTTGGTCTGCCGCTTAATGAAGCCGCCGCTATTGCCACAATCGGCGGTGCAGATGGTCCGTTAGTGATGTTCTCGGCACTGATTATGTCGCCGAATCTGTTTGTTCCGATTGCGATTATCGCCTATTTGTACCTGACGCTGGCCTACGCAGGTTTCCCTTATCTGGTACGCCTGATGGTGCCGAAAAAATTCCGCGGCGTTGACACGGAAATGGAATACCCGCAGGTGTCCAAAAAGGCGAAATTCATTTTCATCATCTCCATGTGTACCCTGCTTTGTTTGTTGCTGCCTGCGGCCGCGCCATTATTGCTGTCATTCTTCGTCGGGATGGCTATTAAAGAGGCGGATATTCTCCCTTATCACAAGCTGCTGGAAAGTACGATCACCTACAGCGCCACCTTCTTCCTGAGTCTTCTGCTGGGAACATTGTGCAGCGCGCAGACCCTGATGGATCCGAAGGTTGGTATTATTCTGGTATTGGGCGTCGGCGCATTGGTTATTTCGGGTATTGGCGCATTAGCCGGCGGCTGGTTTATTTATTTCCTGTCACGGCGGAAAAATTACAGCTATAACCCGGTGGTCGGTATTTCCGGCGTCTCTTGTATGCCGACCTGTGCCAAAATTGCGCAGTATGAAGTCACAGCGGAAAACCCCTATAGCGTTATTTTACCGGTTGCCATCGGCACAACGATCAGCGGAATTATTGTCTCCGCCGTCGCCGCCGGGATATTCATGACCACATTCTCAGTGGTCACTATTTTACCGTAA